A region of Myxococcus stipitatus DSM 14675 DNA encodes the following proteins:
- a CDS encoding B3/4 domain-containing protein encodes MHLRISEEMAQRFPDLRISFIAVRGMDNTGDSPALQAELRTAEADFRARVPDLAALAADPRIAAWQEAYQRFGVNPKKARPSAEALLRRVVNGNPVPWINKAVNAYLFAELFYLLPVGGYTLDKLQGDLQLRLSPGSESFTPIGGTEVEQTSEGEVVYADDARVLTRRWNFRDCDHAKVEASSRDIILFVEAPSAAVSTEDLQGLVSLIGEKTRQHCGGRTTLGMLDVRESRSVELPTG; translated from the coding sequence ATGCACCTGAGAATTTCCGAGGAGATGGCACAGCGCTTCCCTGACCTGCGAATCAGCTTCATCGCGGTGCGAGGAATGGACAACACGGGAGACAGCCCCGCGCTCCAGGCGGAGCTGCGCACGGCGGAGGCGGACTTCCGCGCGCGGGTCCCTGACCTCGCGGCCCTGGCGGCGGACCCTCGCATCGCCGCGTGGCAGGAGGCCTACCAGCGATTCGGCGTCAACCCGAAGAAGGCGCGTCCCAGCGCGGAGGCGCTGTTGCGCCGGGTGGTGAACGGGAATCCCGTGCCGTGGATCAACAAGGCGGTGAACGCGTACCTGTTCGCGGAGCTCTTCTATCTGCTGCCCGTGGGCGGCTACACCCTGGACAAGCTCCAGGGCGACCTCCAGCTCCGTCTGTCACCGGGCTCCGAGTCCTTCACCCCCATCGGCGGCACGGAGGTGGAGCAGACCAGCGAGGGCGAGGTCGTCTACGCGGACGACGCGCGCGTGCTCACCCGGCGGTGGAACTTCCGCGACTGCGACCACGCCAAGGTGGAGGCCAGCTCGCGCGACATCATCCTCTTCGTCGAGGCGCCCTCCGCCGCGGTGTCGACCGAGGACCTCCAGGGGCTCGTCTCGCTCATCGGCGAGAAGACCCGGCAGCACTGCGGAGGCCGCACCACCCTGGGCATGCTGGACGTGCGCGAGTCTCGCTCGGTCGAGCTCCCGACCGGGTGA
- a CDS encoding cytochrome-c peroxidase codes for MSRTRFYSLLTLASLGAGGLVACERKQEPVVAPGVEAEAPKPRAPKPLTPDQLAHFFRPVPPAKDAKPAPKDTPSQVELGRMLFFEPRLSKNHDVSCNTCHGLGTYGVDNKALSDGHKGLKGARNSPTVYNAAGHIAQFWDGRADTLEAQATGPILNPVEMAMPDARRVVSTLSSMPEYVARFREAFPGAKKPVSLENAAKALAAFERGLTTTSRFDRFVAGDSTALTETEQRGLQLFANTGCTTCHNGPTVGGLSFQRLGLVEDYPGLKDAGRFDVTKNEDDRGKFRVPTLLNVERTGPYLHDGSVSDLPTMVRLMARHQLARTLTDAEVDDLVAFLKSLTGELPPAERIAAPALPPSTKKTPKPDPS; via the coding sequence ATGTCGCGAACCCGGTTCTACTCATTGCTCACGCTGGCCTCGTTGGGGGCCGGTGGACTCGTGGCCTGTGAGCGGAAGCAGGAGCCGGTGGTCGCGCCCGGGGTGGAGGCCGAGGCGCCGAAGCCCCGCGCACCCAAGCCGCTGACGCCCGACCAGCTCGCGCACTTCTTCCGGCCCGTGCCGCCCGCCAAGGACGCGAAGCCCGCGCCCAAGGACACGCCTTCCCAGGTGGAGCTGGGGCGGATGCTCTTCTTCGAGCCGCGCCTGTCGAAGAACCACGATGTCTCCTGCAACACCTGCCACGGCCTGGGCACCTACGGCGTGGACAACAAGGCGCTGTCGGATGGGCACAAGGGACTGAAGGGGGCGCGCAACTCGCCCACCGTCTACAACGCCGCGGGACACATCGCGCAGTTCTGGGACGGGCGCGCGGACACGCTGGAGGCGCAGGCGACAGGGCCCATCCTCAACCCGGTGGAGATGGCCATGCCGGACGCGCGCCGTGTGGTGTCGACGCTGTCCTCCATGCCGGAGTACGTCGCGCGCTTCCGCGAGGCCTTCCCCGGCGCGAAGAAGCCAGTGTCGCTGGAGAACGCCGCCAAGGCGCTGGCCGCGTTCGAGCGCGGCCTCACCACCACGTCGCGCTTCGACCGGTTCGTCGCGGGAGACTCCACCGCGCTGACCGAGACGGAGCAGCGGGGCCTGCAGCTCTTCGCGAACACGGGCTGCACCACGTGCCACAACGGACCCACGGTGGGCGGGCTGTCCTTCCAGCGGCTGGGGTTGGTGGAGGACTACCCGGGGCTGAAGGACGCGGGCCGCTTCGACGTGACGAAGAACGAGGACGACCGGGGCAAGTTCCGGGTGCCCACGCTGCTCAATGTCGAGCGCACGGGGCCGTACCTGCATGACGGCAGCGTGAGTGACCTGCCGACGATGGTCCGGTTGATGGCCCGGCATCAGCTCGCGCGGACGCTGACGGACGCGGAGGTGGATGACCTGGTGGCCTTCCTCAAGAGCCTCACCGGGGAGCTTCCGCCCGCGGAGCGCATCGCCGCGCCCGCGCTCCCGCCGAGTACGAAGAAGACTCCGAAGCCGGACCCGTCTTGA
- a CDS encoding iron-containing redox enzyme family protein, which produces MLDTQRLIATGALAPLWAGLQAARPYGPSQQWLLDNPYHRPTALSELSLASLEEPVRGDALFTRRSLVLQRLLFNAYEQNNLYLPAKAFTDAEQRAFHDFYEPSFVAANAMLRPALERTCFEFLTEEISVDGPWTLGHLEEYCQQLLTRYEAAPSEVCRRVQAATAPGLAAKLFILQVAPDFLSEASQMARALPGNFGPVHSELMKIFIDEFGYGVHPHKHSTLFERLLESLGLRSDIHAYYHWYLPSSLLMTSYFHWVTSHKPRWFEYVGALWWIEAVVPHFNRQFSKVLRAVFGRDGVDTLYFDEHVGIDMHHRRMALDKLIRPMVQRYGEGIIPQMVRGIEASRLLGDLAERDYFEQLDFCEALHTGRALTGAAVEAGRSTPRAMGTFLAPDICDVRTVLAVTAGAVEVDAGYLSPRVLRAGEAVVVPAGRMVGARVVGEGTSLWMGPAGVAP; this is translated from the coding sequence ATGCTGGACACCCAACGTCTGATTGCCACCGGGGCCTTGGCTCCGCTCTGGGCCGGCCTCCAGGCCGCCCGACCCTATGGGCCGAGCCAGCAATGGCTGCTGGACAACCCGTACCATCGCCCCACGGCCCTCTCCGAGCTGTCGTTGGCTTCGCTGGAGGAGCCGGTGCGGGGCGATGCGCTGTTCACGCGCCGCTCGCTGGTCCTCCAGCGGCTGCTCTTCAACGCGTACGAGCAGAACAACCTGTACCTGCCGGCCAAGGCCTTCACGGACGCGGAGCAGCGCGCGTTCCACGACTTCTATGAGCCGAGCTTCGTGGCGGCGAACGCGATGCTGCGCCCGGCGCTGGAGCGCACCTGCTTCGAGTTCCTGACGGAGGAGATCTCCGTGGACGGGCCGTGGACATTGGGGCACCTGGAGGAATACTGCCAGCAGCTCCTGACGCGCTACGAGGCGGCTCCCAGCGAGGTGTGCCGGAGGGTGCAGGCGGCGACGGCGCCGGGCCTGGCGGCGAAGCTCTTCATCCTCCAGGTGGCGCCGGACTTCCTCTCCGAGGCGTCGCAGATGGCGCGGGCGCTGCCGGGCAACTTCGGCCCGGTGCACTCGGAGCTGATGAAGATCTTCATCGACGAGTTCGGGTACGGGGTGCATCCGCACAAGCACTCGACGCTGTTCGAGCGGCTGCTGGAGTCGCTCGGGCTGCGCAGCGACATCCACGCCTACTATCACTGGTACTTGCCCAGCTCGCTCCTGATGACGAGCTACTTCCACTGGGTGACGAGCCACAAGCCGCGCTGGTTCGAGTACGTGGGGGCGCTCTGGTGGATCGAGGCGGTGGTGCCGCACTTCAACCGCCAGTTCAGCAAGGTGCTGCGGGCGGTGTTCGGGCGGGACGGAGTGGACACGCTCTACTTCGATGAGCATGTGGGCATCGACATGCACCACCGGCGGATGGCGCTCGACAAGCTCATCCGGCCGATGGTGCAGCGCTATGGCGAGGGAATCATCCCGCAGATGGTGCGTGGCATCGAGGCGAGCCGCCTGCTGGGAGACCTGGCGGAGCGGGACTATTTCGAGCAGCTCGACTTCTGCGAGGCGCTGCACACCGGGCGGGCGCTGACGGGCGCGGCGGTGGAGGCGGGGCGCTCCACGCCGAGGGCGATGGGGACGTTCCTGGCGCCGGACATCTGCGACGTGCGGACGGTGCTGGCGGTGACGGCGGGCGCGGTGGAGGTGGACGCGGGCTACTTGTCGCCGCGGGTGCTCCGTGCGGGAGAAGCCGTGGTCGTGCCGGCGGGTCGGATGGTGGGGGCGCGGGTGGTGGGCGAGGGGACCTCGCTGTGGATGGGGCCGGCCGGTGTGGCGCCATGA
- a CDS encoding fatty acid desaturase family protein, protein MMNEPRQRTGESSVPGVPRGQEVWELREFLAAQGGGADTLEALQVARPVRALLEIAETWALILGAWALCIYVSWLLLPVALVIIGSRQRALGNRLHDAAHGNIFHGRALNQRAGALLCGLALFEDFELYRSEHLRHHAYLGHPEKDPDYLEVPAGDGRRHTTWSLYVFYARDARLWRASLLATLLRAPVAHRWRVALWWAVVLGMFSWLGGAWAALSFALLWLISKMTVYHLIKVFAEISDHIGLPPGTVLGYTRNHPSNVLSFFLHPHHDNYHVTHHLFPRVPLANLSRMHELLLPAPAYAQAHHCESYFWGPRSLVKSWLHFQAGPGPDATRS, encoded by the coding sequence ATGATGAATGAACCGCGCCAACGAACAGGGGAGTCGTCTGTCCCGGGTGTGCCTCGGGGGCAGGAGGTGTGGGAGCTGCGGGAGTTCCTCGCGGCACAGGGCGGAGGGGCAGACACATTGGAGGCACTCCAGGTCGCGAGACCTGTTCGGGCGCTGCTGGAGATTGCGGAGACGTGGGCGCTCATTCTCGGCGCCTGGGCACTGTGTATCTATGTATCGTGGCTGCTCTTGCCCGTGGCCCTGGTCATCATCGGGTCACGTCAGCGGGCGCTGGGGAATCGATTGCACGATGCGGCGCACGGGAACATATTTCACGGCCGGGCGCTGAACCAGCGAGCGGGCGCGCTCCTCTGTGGACTGGCGCTGTTCGAGGACTTCGAGCTGTACCGCTCGGAGCACTTGAGACACCACGCGTACCTGGGCCACCCCGAGAAGGATCCAGACTACCTGGAGGTGCCCGCGGGGGACGGGCGGCGGCACACCACGTGGAGTCTGTATGTATTCTACGCACGCGACGCGAGGCTTTGGCGCGCGTCGCTCCTGGCCACGTTGCTGCGGGCCCCCGTTGCACACCGGTGGCGCGTGGCGCTGTGGTGGGCGGTGGTCCTGGGGATGTTCTCCTGGCTGGGGGGCGCGTGGGCCGCGCTGTCCTTTGCGCTGCTGTGGTTGATTTCCAAGATGACTGTGTATCACCTCATCAAAGTCTTCGCGGAAATCTCCGACCACATCGGGTTGCCGCCAGGGACGGTGTTGGGTTACACGCGGAACCACCCCTCCAACGTGTTGTCATTCTTCCTGCATCCGCATCACGACAACTACCACGTGACACATCATCTGTTCCCGCGCGTCCCGTTGGCGAATCTGTCACGGATGCATGAACTCCTGTTGCCCGCGCCGGCGTATGCGCAAGCCCATCACTGTGAGAGTTATTTCTGGGGGCCGCGCTCGTTGGTGAAGAGTTGGCTCCATTTCCAGGCCGGGCCCGGGCCCGACGCCACGCGCTCCTGA
- a CDS encoding FxsA family protein has translation MFKYLLFALIVVPFVELYLLVAIGREVGFAPTLGLVLLTGLVGSWLARREGSRVMRRWQTSLALRQVPEEGLFSGALIMLGGVLLVIPGVLTDVAGLLLLLPPVRRFVTVRLRRAVERRMREGSLHVTTIGGMGFPGPFAGTPPSEGTAFPRSWEQDAQGPSARIRSGASRSETDAEFTEEEPRH, from the coding sequence GTGTTCAAGTACCTCCTGTTCGCACTCATCGTCGTCCCCTTCGTGGAGCTCTACCTGCTGGTCGCCATCGGCCGGGAGGTGGGCTTCGCGCCCACGCTGGGCCTGGTGTTGCTGACGGGGCTGGTGGGCTCATGGCTCGCCCGGCGCGAGGGCTCGCGGGTGATGCGCCGCTGGCAGACGTCCCTGGCCCTGCGGCAGGTGCCCGAGGAGGGGCTGTTCAGCGGCGCACTCATCATGCTCGGCGGCGTGCTGCTGGTGATTCCGGGCGTCCTCACCGACGTGGCGGGGCTGTTGCTGCTGCTGCCTCCCGTGCGGCGGTTCGTGACGGTGCGCCTGCGCCGGGCCGTCGAGCGGCGCATGCGCGAGGGCTCGCTGCACGTCACCACCATTGGCGGCATGGGCTTCCCGGGCCCCTTCGCGGGGACGCCGCCGTCGGAGGGGACTGCGTTCCCCCGCTCGTGGGAGCAGGACGCGCAGGGCCCGTCGGCGAGGATTCGCTCGGGCGCGTCGCGGTCCGAGACCGACGCGGAGTTCACCGAGGAAGAGCCCCGCCACTGA
- a CDS encoding class I SAM-dependent rRNA methyltransferase: MPTSSKPPSGPHRGGRPSPPQSSSQRGGRPHSRPEKPAPDRTTPDLGPDGVPQVSLLRRGVERWQAGHPWIYRADLNGDPGLEGGEVVRVTDGRGWFIGKAFYSRQSKISLRWLSYDDVAVDADFFRQKLQSALDLRQRALPGETTYRLIHGEADGIPGLVVDRYGDYLSVQFLVPATEQRKVLIADLLEELLKPRGIVNRSDVGVRNLEGLTPEKGLLRGQLPGPISFDEGLVRVRADLLEGQKTGAFLDQRENHVMAAQYAHGEALDCFSYVGGFALQLASRAKSVTAVEISELASGQLRENAAANKLTNVNVVVANAFDFLRDAVDEGRKFDTIVLDPPSFAKNKDAIAAAVRGYKEINLRAMQLLRPGGILITASCTYHMDEQSFEDMLASAAADARRRLQIIERRGAGKDHPVLLNLRETRYLKCFVLRVL; the protein is encoded by the coding sequence ATGCCCACCTCATCCAAGCCCCCTTCTGGCCCCCATCGCGGTGGCAGGCCCTCCCCCCCGCAGTCCTCGTCCCAGCGGGGCGGCCGCCCCCACTCGCGTCCGGAGAAGCCCGCGCCGGACCGGACCACGCCCGATTTGGGGCCGGATGGTGTCCCCCAGGTGTCCCTGCTGCGCCGCGGCGTCGAGCGCTGGCAGGCGGGCCACCCTTGGATTTATCGGGCGGACCTCAACGGCGACCCGGGACTCGAGGGCGGAGAAGTCGTCCGGGTGACGGACGGGCGTGGCTGGTTCATCGGCAAGGCGTTCTACTCACGCCAGTCGAAGATCTCCCTGCGCTGGCTCAGCTACGACGACGTCGCGGTGGACGCGGACTTCTTCCGCCAGAAGCTCCAGTCCGCGCTGGACCTGCGTCAGCGCGCGCTCCCGGGTGAGACGACGTACCGGCTCATCCACGGCGAGGCGGACGGCATCCCCGGCCTCGTGGTGGACCGCTACGGCGACTACCTCAGCGTCCAGTTCCTCGTGCCCGCCACCGAGCAGCGCAAGGTGCTCATCGCGGACCTGCTGGAGGAGCTGCTCAAGCCGCGCGGCATCGTCAACCGCTCCGACGTGGGCGTGCGCAACCTGGAAGGGCTCACGCCGGAGAAGGGCCTGCTGCGCGGCCAGCTCCCCGGCCCCATCTCCTTCGACGAGGGCCTGGTGCGCGTGCGCGCCGACCTGCTGGAGGGCCAGAAGACGGGCGCCTTCCTGGACCAGCGGGAGAACCACGTCATGGCGGCGCAGTACGCCCACGGCGAGGCGCTGGACTGCTTCTCCTACGTGGGAGGCTTCGCGCTCCAGCTCGCCTCGCGCGCCAAGAGCGTCACCGCGGTCGAGATTTCCGAGCTGGCCTCCGGGCAGCTTCGGGAGAACGCCGCGGCCAACAAGCTCACCAACGTGAATGTCGTCGTGGCCAACGCCTTCGACTTCCTGCGCGACGCGGTGGACGAGGGTCGCAAGTTCGACACCATCGTCCTGGACCCGCCGTCCTTCGCGAAGAACAAGGACGCCATCGCCGCCGCGGTGCGCGGGTACAAGGAAATCAACCTGCGCGCCATGCAGCTGCTGCGGCCGGGCGGAATCCTCATCACCGCGAGCTGCACGTACCACATGGACGAGCAGTCCTTCGAGGACATGCTCGCCTCCGCCGCGGCCGACGCGCGCCGCCGACTGCAAATCATCGAACGGCGCGGCGCGGGCAAGGACCACCCCGTGTTGCTGAACCTGCGAGAGACCCGCTACCTGAAGTGCTTCGTGCTGCGCGTGCTGTAG
- a CDS encoding YfiM family protein codes for MRPSSPWLLVPFLVLAPVSGAHASSGDDWLGPDKPKHFAACFALAGVGYGAGALLFDSPEARLWSGAGLSLGVGVGKELYDLGRGTRFSLKDLAWDAAGAATGLGVAWLVDRLVFGPPSAPRVTRVIGLREAPLVGLLPGGQEVFIGTRSRFDESHQLLALKERVHRHERAALSAAAAGDEHGDLVARTLPQAARGHDADVVGQPSLAQRALEPAGQLGASRPGAAAHQTLAADEHLDVFVPTAFISHPSSGSGGRGTALARHGADAPLRGR; via the coding sequence ATGCGGCCCTCCTCCCCCTGGCTCCTCGTCCCATTCCTGGTCCTGGCCCCTGTCTCGGGCGCACATGCCTCGTCTGGGGATGACTGGCTGGGCCCCGACAAACCCAAGCACTTCGCGGCGTGTTTCGCGCTCGCGGGCGTGGGCTACGGCGCGGGCGCGCTCCTCTTCGATTCACCCGAAGCGCGGCTGTGGAGCGGCGCGGGCCTGTCGCTCGGAGTCGGTGTGGGCAAGGAACTGTACGACCTGGGGCGAGGCACCCGCTTCTCGCTCAAGGACCTGGCGTGGGACGCGGCGGGAGCGGCGACGGGGCTCGGCGTGGCATGGCTCGTCGACCGGCTCGTGTTCGGACCGCCATCAGCTCCGCGTGTGACTCGAGTCATCGGGTTGCGAGAGGCTCCGCTCGTCGGACTCCTCCCGGGGGGACAGGAGGTCTTCATCGGGACGCGCTCGCGCTTCGATGAGTCGCATCAGCTTCTCGCGCTGAAGGAGCGGGTCCACCGTCATGAGCGCGCTGCCCTGTCGGCCGCCGCCGCCGGTGACGAGCACGGTGACCTGGTCGCGAGGACACTGCCGCAAGCAGCCCGTGGGCATGACGCGGACGTGGTCGGCCAGCCCTCGCTCGCTCAGCGTGCGCTGGAGCCAGCGGGGCAGCTCGGCGCCTCCCGTCCGGGCGCCGCCGCGCATCAGACACTTGCGGCAGACGAGCACCTCGACGTCTTCGTCCCCACCGCGTTCATCTCGCATCCATCCTCCGGGTCCGGGGGGCGGGGCACCGCGCTGGCTCGCCACGGAGCGGATGCGCCGCTGCGTGGCCGCTGA
- a CDS encoding AraC family transcriptional regulator → MPRATEAPMTTAAWQGVGMTLYRQRLEGGEHHHSPLQLFMSLGRGDVRGHWRTSGRLVDLRLTRGEVAVVGSDLPHAFSWGGGTQVASFFLDPRRLASLHGEPAMEEALRRLGPSKLRDPLVRELLRASGEALSDDSAPSRIEVETLATVLASRLLRLDGQRLRARSLSGALAPWQVQRVTDFVEAHLEEPLGLEALAAVVGLSPSHFTRSFKRATGTTPHQFVRVRRLEHARELLATTALPLADIAQRAGISSQSHFTALFRAHFSVTPARFRRATAARFDDA, encoded by the coding sequence ATGCCACGAGCGACCGAAGCGCCCATGACGACGGCGGCGTGGCAGGGCGTGGGCATGACCCTCTACCGACAGCGGCTGGAGGGAGGCGAGCATCACCACTCGCCCCTCCAGCTCTTCATGTCCCTGGGGCGCGGGGACGTCCGGGGGCACTGGCGGACCTCGGGGCGGCTCGTGGACCTGCGCCTGACCCGCGGCGAAGTCGCGGTCGTCGGCTCGGACCTTCCGCATGCCTTCTCCTGGGGCGGGGGCACGCAGGTGGCGTCCTTCTTCCTCGACCCGCGACGACTGGCGTCGCTCCACGGTGAGCCCGCCATGGAAGAGGCCCTGCGGCGGCTGGGTCCCTCGAAGCTGCGCGACCCGCTGGTCCGCGAGCTGCTGCGCGCCAGCGGTGAGGCCTTGAGCGACGACAGCGCTCCCTCGCGAATCGAGGTGGAGACCCTGGCCACCGTGCTGGCCTCGCGGCTGTTGCGGCTCGACGGTCAGCGACTTCGCGCCCGGAGCCTCTCGGGAGCGCTCGCGCCCTGGCAGGTCCAGCGCGTCACGGACTTCGTGGAGGCGCACCTGGAGGAGCCGCTCGGCCTGGAGGCCCTGGCCGCCGTGGTGGGCCTGAGCCCGTCGCACTTCACGCGGAGCTTCAAGCGGGCGACAGGCACCACGCCGCACCAGTTCGTCCGCGTCCGGAGGCTCGAGCACGCGCGGGAGCTGCTCGCCACCACGGCCCTGCCGCTCGCGGACATCGCGCAGCGCGCGGGAATCTCCAGCCAGAGTCACTTCACCGCGCTGTTCCGCGCGCACTTCTCCGTGACTCCCGCGCGATTCCGCCGCGCCACCGCCGCGCGGTTTGATGATGCGTGA
- a CDS encoding acyltransferase family protein, giving the protein MKRLGPSFTFQQQSTRHPGLDGARGLAVLAMVLGHTLDALLSPEARLHPWVQHYWAFRGVTAPLFLLVSGWAVVAALGSKPTSARDTLGRRVRRSLLLLFLGYLLHWPGWHAVRDMGWTDAMLSRVFAFDALQCIGFALLIGSVLLALVPARGGRPLVLMALAVGVPVASAAMWKLGGGLPSPVQQFLGSAEGSRFPFFPWAGFFFAGAFAASLLNVLRPGLPQGFSLLAVGAGLLALTQLLLVPDWGPASAWMVAYRVGQGLLVLGVVTLAPTRLSGLLAPLGRLSLWIYVLHLPVVYGWADIAGLASRVGPTLGAPAALGVATALLGVCAVVAKVGRWVTDQARPWRAGSTTLNASIGGTRMSPRA; this is encoded by the coding sequence GTGAAACGACTCGGCCCCTCGTTCACCTTCCAGCAGCAATCGACCCGGCACCCCGGGCTCGACGGAGCGCGCGGTCTGGCGGTCCTCGCCATGGTGCTCGGACACACGCTGGACGCGCTGCTGTCGCCCGAAGCGCGTCTGCACCCGTGGGTGCAACACTACTGGGCCTTCCGAGGCGTCACCGCCCCCCTGTTCCTCCTGGTGAGTGGATGGGCCGTGGTGGCCGCGCTGGGAAGCAAGCCCACCAGCGCGCGAGACACCTTGGGTCGCCGGGTCCGCCGCTCGCTGCTGTTGCTCTTCCTCGGCTACCTGCTGCACTGGCCTGGATGGCATGCGGTGCGGGACATGGGCTGGACGGACGCGATGCTCTCGCGCGTCTTCGCCTTCGATGCGCTCCAGTGCATCGGCTTCGCGCTGCTCATCGGCTCCGTGCTGCTCGCGCTCGTGCCCGCACGCGGCGGGCGTCCGCTGGTCCTGATGGCCCTGGCCGTCGGTGTCCCCGTCGCCAGCGCGGCCATGTGGAAGCTGGGCGGGGGGCTGCCCTCGCCCGTGCAGCAGTTCCTGGGCAGCGCCGAGGGAAGCCGCTTCCCGTTCTTCCCGTGGGCGGGCTTCTTCTTCGCCGGAGCCTTCGCCGCCTCCCTGCTGAACGTGCTGCGCCCGGGACTGCCGCAGGGCTTCTCGCTGCTCGCGGTGGGCGCGGGGCTGCTCGCGCTCACCCAGCTGCTCCTGGTGCCCGACTGGGGTCCCGCGAGCGCGTGGATGGTCGCGTATCGCGTGGGCCAGGGGCTGCTCGTCCTGGGCGTGGTGACGCTGGCCCCCACGCGCCTCAGTGGCTTGCTGGCGCCCTTGGGGCGGCTGTCGCTGTGGATCTACGTCCTGCACCTGCCCGTGGTGTACGGCTGGGCGGACATCGCCGGACTCGCCTCGCGGGTGGGCCCGACGCTGGGGGCTCCCGCCGCCCTGGGCGTGGCCACGGCCCTGCTCGGGGTCTGCGCGGTGGTGGCGAAGGTGGGCCGCTGGGTGACGGACCAGGCCCGCCCGTGGAGAGCGGGCTCCACCACGCTGAACGCCAGCATCGGCGGCACGCGGATGAGCCCTCGGGCCTGA
- a CDS encoding YkgJ family cysteine cluster protein, whose translation MRTHDWGDDEEEQEDSPAPGGTHVRERALKEVRAIYRQADAAYAPFSCPASGECCQLSRTGRQPWLWLPEWELLTKGRPLPPPREDGGCPYLDTAGLRCTVYADRPFGCRTFFCERIRGPARQPAETVGTLLERLEWASQRREPSLRGPRPLLEWHAEALASARKTR comes from the coding sequence ATGCGGACGCACGACTGGGGCGACGACGAAGAGGAGCAGGAGGACTCGCCCGCTCCAGGCGGCACGCACGTGCGTGAGCGCGCGCTGAAGGAGGTGCGCGCCATCTACCGTCAGGCGGACGCGGCCTATGCCCCCTTCTCGTGTCCGGCCAGCGGCGAGTGCTGCCAGCTCTCCCGCACGGGACGCCAGCCGTGGCTGTGGCTCCCGGAGTGGGAGCTGCTGACGAAGGGCCGCCCCCTGCCTCCTCCTCGCGAGGATGGAGGCTGTCCGTACCTGGACACCGCGGGGCTGCGCTGCACCGTCTACGCGGACCGTCCCTTCGGCTGCCGGACGTTCTTCTGTGAACGAATCCGAGGCCCCGCGCGCCAGCCCGCCGAAACGGTGGGTACGCTGCTGGAGCGCCTGGAGTGGGCGTCCCAGCGCAGGGAGCCCTCGCTCCGAGGCCCTCGCCCGCTGCTGGAGTGGCATGCGGAGGCCCTCGCCTCGGCGCGCAAGACGCGCTGA
- a CDS encoding glycerate kinase has product MIAPRWLVAPQEFKGTLTATEAAEAMAKGVREVSPEVVLDIAPLADGGPGTVDALLSGTRGERRVCQVHGPLGQLVEAAWALLEDGRTAVVEMAAASGLTHMEPTPSNARRASTYGAGQLMRAALDAGCERLIVGLGGSATTDGGTGALTALGYRFLDEAGHPLPPGGAALSALARVDASGRHPRLGQVELMGATDVTSSLLGPDGAARLFSPQKGADASTVEVLEAALAHFASVAGDTSSGWPGAGAAGGFGFGLTALAGARLVPGYELVSRALGLERRVLLAEVVLTGEGRFDRQTSLGKGPGGLARLAREHGTPVELFAGSVRRDDGLELDLFHTVVDLSTQARPGVSAADVLRDAVARWTAARLKTTR; this is encoded by the coding sequence GTGATTGCTCCTCGTTGGCTCGTCGCGCCGCAGGAATTCAAGGGCACCCTCACCGCCACCGAAGCGGCCGAGGCCATGGCCAAGGGTGTGCGAGAGGTCTCCCCCGAGGTGGTGCTGGACATCGCGCCGCTCGCGGACGGAGGGCCGGGCACGGTGGATGCGCTGCTGTCAGGCACGCGAGGTGAGCGCCGCGTGTGCCAGGTGCATGGGCCGCTGGGGCAGCTCGTGGAGGCCGCCTGGGCGCTGCTGGAGGACGGGCGCACGGCGGTGGTGGAGATGGCGGCGGCCTCAGGCCTGACACACATGGAGCCCACGCCGAGCAACGCGCGGCGGGCCTCCACCTACGGCGCTGGGCAGCTGATGCGCGCCGCGCTGGACGCGGGCTGTGAGCGGCTCATCGTGGGCCTGGGGGGCAGCGCCACCACGGACGGTGGCACGGGCGCGCTCACCGCGCTGGGCTACCGCTTCCTGGACGAGGCAGGCCATCCGCTCCCGCCCGGCGGCGCGGCCCTGTCCGCGCTGGCGCGAGTGGATGCCTCGGGACGTCATCCCCGGCTGGGTCAGGTGGAGCTGATGGGCGCGACGGATGTCACGTCATCGCTCCTGGGCCCGGATGGCGCGGCGCGACTGTTCAGTCCGCAGAAGGGGGCGGACGCGTCGACGGTGGAGGTGCTGGAGGCGGCGCTGGCGCACTTCGCGAGTGTGGCGGGAGACACGAGCTCCGGCTGGCCGGGCGCGGGTGCGGCGGGAGGCTTTGGCTTCGGGCTGACGGCGCTCGCGGGGGCGCGGCTGGTGCCGGGCTATGAGCTGGTGTCGCGCGCGCTGGGGCTGGAGCGGCGCGTGTTGCTCGCGGAGGTGGTGCTCACGGGCGAGGGGCGCTTCGACCGGCAGACCTCGCTGGGCAAGGGCCCGGGTGGACTGGCGCGCCTGGCGCGTGAGCACGGGACGCCGGTGGAGCTGTTCGCGGGCTCGGTGCGGCGCGATGACGGGCTGGAGCTCGACCTGTTCCACACGGTGGTGGACCTGAGCACCCAGGCACGTCCGGGCGTCTCCGCCGCGGACGTGCTGCGCGACGCCGTGGCTCGATGGACGGCGGCACGACTCAAGACGACACGCTGA